The Notolabrus celidotus isolate fNotCel1 chromosome 19, fNotCel1.pri, whole genome shotgun sequence DNA window GGATTTTAAAGACATTGGCTGGAATTCATGGATCATCCAGCCTCTTGGATATGAGGCATATGCGTGCAACGGCGTGTGCACCCCGACCCTGACCTCCGAGGTCTCGCCCACCAAACATGCCATAGTACAGACACTGCTGAGTGTTAAGAGTCCGGAGAGAGCATCGCGTGCCTGCTGTGTACCCACTAAGCTGGAGCCCATCTCACTCCTTTATCATGATAATGGAGTGATCACTTTCAACCATAAGTACGAGGGCATGGTGGTGGCAGAGTGTGGCTGTAGATAGTCCTAAAAGTGTTGCTATTTATCATATTCACATAGttgccattttcctctgacacaAATCTAGGGGTGGAAAGCTAAAGGCTGTCATAATGTTGTAACGCTTTGTTGCTGTGAAACAGTAAACACTGATATTCTGACTTATTTCTAATCCTTCACCCGTCCCAATTGATCAGCAACTGAAAAGACAGAGTGACTTTAAAATTTAAAAGACACTGAACAATACTgaaagttaaaattaataaaataagggaAACTGAAGAGTCTGTGTaacaacagctaatgttagcattaacCTCTTCCCAAGCCAACATTATAATTTCATATTGGTAAAGGGTACAATGGGAAAGTCAGAAAATATTTGCTAATGGGAATGCTATCCAGCTAACCCTAATTTTAGCCAGGAAACAGTATATTAGCTGAATGGTAGTTACAGTTAGCAAACAATATGTTAGCTAGCCGACAGTAACATCAGCCAGCAAACCGTATGTCAGCTAGCTGAACACGTCATGTAGCTAAATGTAAGGTTAGCTAGCTGAACTCGCCACACATCATGTAGCTAAATGTAAGGTTAGCTAGCTGAACTCGCCACACATCATGTAGCTAAATGTAAGGTTAGCTAGCAAACAGATATAAGTTGTAAAGCAATATGTTAGCAGGCTAGGTTAGTTTCTAATTTGTTGAGGTCTGATATTAAGCTAGAGAGGGGATTAAGGATACATTTTTATAGATTTATAGATTTTTGTTAAGTTTGGATTCCACAAAATTTTATGTTCAACCAGAAAAAAATGCTGGATACTGGCCAGAGAAGAAAATGGCAGGGATGTGGCTACGATGAATTTCACAGTCTGTTAATTGATGAAACTGAggaatctatcaatctatctatctatctatctatctatctatctatctatctatctatctatctatctatctatctatctatctatctatctatctatctatctatcaatcaatcaatcaatcaatcaatcaatcaatcaatcaatcaatctatctatctatctatctatctatctatctatctatctatctatctatctatctatctatctatctatctatctatctatctatctatctatctaatacAGCCGTGTGTAAAAACACAAGTCTAGACTTAGCTGTAATTTAGAAATGCGCACAAAACTGTAAATCTGTGCTACTTGATGTACATTTGTATAAAGGGAATTGTTGTTATATTAGAAGGGAATTTTTGGAGCATTTAAAATAAGGCTGCACATATTACTAAACAGAGGGATAACGCACAGTTattaacatgcttttattttacaatGTTTCAGGGTATGCCCTAAGAGTTAAATATTGACATTCACAGTAACAGGCTGAATAAATAGGCTACAATTACAGTATAATATTAGTcccatcagacacagcagataGATAAAAGAGTAAAGCCTTTAAGTTAGATAAATGTTTGAGTATACTTATATGGTAAGAGATCCCTATGTCATAAGGGAGAGTGAAAAGGTTACATTACAATAACAACCCTCTAATTACTTTAAAGCGTTTCTAGgtacaaaatatgaagcttGTGCTCGAGGTTCATTTAGAGCTGCTGTTGAAATAGAATGTACATAACAGACTGAACTTTCCACACATCAATTGCATCATCTGAATGTAATGTTGCTGCCTTTTTAATGTGTTCCCTCCTCAAAACACTCTTTCATTCTGGCAAACATTTCTCCTAAGGCATTGGTTTTAAAGCTCAAATGTTATTCTGTTATTACAACAGAAATACAACAAGCTAACAGATCACGCCGATTTGCACTACTgatgctgtatgtttttttttaatacaacaaAGTCTCTTAAATTTAATTGTAATTCAATCCTaattttgcattaaaaaaaaccttaaaaaagCTTTATAAGTAGAATTACATGCTGCAGATTTGTAAATGGTAATTTGTTTCAGTGGCCTACAGCATGCTGGAGCTGCTAAAATGATTTATATAATGTGACATATTTCCTCTTATTTGCTTGGCAAACTCGCACAAAACGTATTTTTGATGGCTTTTCACCAGAAGAGGATTTTCACAGCATCTTGGAGCTCTTCAGGGCTGtttctctgaaaaatgaacaatttCTTTTACCTATGAGTGGTGTTAAACTGCTGTGAAATCTTTTCCTTGTAAGCCAGCCATTCATATCCTGCTTTTGGTTCTCAAAGCAACGATAATGTTATAATGGTTGttagaataaaatattttcaaagataaTCATAATTTGGCAACCTTTTGTGATCTCTTGTTTATTGTAAGGTAATCACAGCGCTCCCAAACTAACAACCTCAATCCCTTCAGCGTCACATGCCTGGCGGGCCTCTCTCTGCGCGCTTCCATGCCATAGCGATAACGAGGTGACAGAGCCTGGAGTCTTGTAAACCGTCACTCAGGATGAGACGCCACTCCAAGTGGGCAGCATTTGTGAAAAGGTGGTGTCAGATTCCTGGTCTACAATGCCAACATGCTCCATTGACAACCCTTCTGTTAGGTTGCTCGGTTGCCCTCTGAACCCTCCCACTTCCTTTTTCTAACACAGGCATGCTGATGCCCTTATCAAGGCCACAGCAACAgcacaaatggaaaaaaaacatgtcacatcATCACCTAGCTTACGCCGTTAACAGTCGGATGCAGATAACAATAATGGAATAACACTGTGGAACTTTCTAGCTCAATGGGATCCTCTCTCAGCACAGATGTACAAAGGCCAAGTGTGCAGGGCAGAGATATCGACTGGGAGAGAACAATTGATTTCTCTGGGTTGAACTTCTATTAAACTACAGTAAAGATTCATGATGTAGAAACTATTCctaaaacagcaacatgcaatgactttttttcacatattttttttattttatttggggACAGAAAAAAAGTTATTATGGTGAGGAAGGGTTTCTGAGTGTTACTAACACCTTTCAAtccaaagaagaaaatgaaaaaaaggcaaAGGACATTTGAACAGGGGCCTGTTTTATTGCTGCAATTTCACCCTCAattttgtccacaagggggagACTTTATATAAGAGTAAAAGTCATCAtgctacagaaaaaaaagggttACAGAGCAGCTTTATGACCACTAATGATGTGTTTTGCAAACATCTTCTGGATGTACAATGTTTGATAGATGTCTAGAAACACCAGTCATAAGCAGCCATATCATGATGTGTCGCATGTTTGGGTGAATGAGAAGGTTCTTTTTCCACTCACAATAATTCTTACCCATTCGGTATACATTTAGTAGATCTGCAGGTAAATAATGTAGAAAATGTGACCAAATCTTTACAAAAACCTCATCTCTTTGTTAAAAATCTCTCTGTGCTAAAGTGTAACGATGTGCAAGACACACTTTTGAGGAATCAAAATGAGCTTTTCAAGAAGTTTGTAAAATTATGCAGGTAGGTGAAACTATCTGGAGGGAAGTCCTAGGAGAAGACACCAGTGTgttcttctttaattttaacattCAATATCCAACTAACTTCTTTGGAAACAAAACTCCCAAATCAGTCAAAGTATGTCCCCGTTTCAAGACATGGCACTTATTGcactgaggagaaggagagggattTGTTTTGTGCAAGGTTACAGAGGTAATATGCAGCCTGTGTGGAATCTTATATTGAGTCTCTCTCAGCCTATTACAAATGAATGTGGATCCGGCCAAGTCTACGGTTGTCTGTCAATCATCTTCAATATATTCAGAGCCtaagtctttttttcatttatgaGAAATATTTGGCAGTTCATATGTGATGGAGGCACCAAGAAGAGAATGAAATGGTGATATGAAGTGTTTTGCATTTTGATGCTGTCAGATAAGCGACTCGAGGAAGGTTAAAAGGAAGTGACCTGAGAAGATATGAAATGCCTAATATGCAGATACCCAAAGAAATGTTGGGAATGTACAACGTCTCCTGTAACTGCTGGAGGGATGTTAAAACATGAATCTCTTTGTCCTGCCAAGAAAAATCAGAGACAAGCTGATGCCTGCAGGGAAATCAGCATTTTTGCCGATTGGAGAAAGCAAAGATATCAATTTTTTAATTCCGAGATATTTAGATATGCTGAGCCACTGTGAATAACAGAGTTATGCTTCATATCTGAATTTATCTTATTGGTATCGCAGATGACCAGACTCCATGGCTGGGAGCAAGCCAAAGAATCAATACAGGTCTCTCTTTTTAAGATCAACATTTAATCATAGCCAAAAAGTGACATACCCAGTTGTAAACTATCAAATAAGCCCATGAAAGACCGTCCATATCCAAAGGCAGTTGTAACATCTTCAGCCTCTGTGTGGGTGCTTTTAGCCCTGCCAGATTCATTTATAAAAGGTCTTACCTAAGTCCCAGTAAATTGTTCTAAGTACAAGAAGCATGTGCAAGGGATATAAAACTCAAGGACATTCATCTTGATGAGATTGATTCAGCCAATCTGGGAGAGCGGCTAGTTATGCCAGCATGACATATGATATGCAAACTGGGAACAAAATGTAAGTTTCTACAGATCTTTAAAGGCGCGGGTATTTTTGTTCTTAGAAATTCAAAACCAGCGATTGAACATCTAAAAGGAATACTGTCAAAAATTACTTTAGTTAAAAATCCTAGGCTTCGAATGGCTTTACATTTAATAAATTCATTGAAATCACAAGGTGATTATTTGCTCTGTATTGCCTATCTTTATTCCCCTAACACCTGTATGTAGCTGAATATTTTCAGCTAATGGTTTTACTACTAAGGCATAGAGGATTGTTCTGAGGGGGTGGACACCTCTTGCCACAGGAAAAGGTTAAGAACCCCGTCCATTAGTTATAATAATAGCAGTAGAATGGTATATGGTTGGGGTCTATTTAAGGAAGTCCTCCATAGCCAAAATCTCCCCAATACGCTGAACAGGTAGCTCCACTTAACCCTATTGAAGGCCTTGTCAGTGTCTACAGAGATAGTCTGTAACTTCTGTTTCTGATGAGTAAACTGCACAATATTCAAAAGCCTTCTCTCATTTCTGGTTGAGTGGTTCCCATGAACAAAGCATGTCTGGTCAGAATTAATAAGAGCAAGGAGTAGTTTTTCCAGCCGTCTGGCAAGAAGTTTTGACAGTCATTTGCTATCAATCACTAACTTTTTCTCAACTGCCCTCAGGTGACAAGAAGAGACTTATATGACACATATTGGAAAGAGTATCTGTAAATGTCCTGAAATAGCAACTTAATATGTGATGTGACTTTTAGGAGGAATTACGTTTCCAAGGTTATTGATAAAGTTTTACTTCTCCTTTGACTCTCAGTGTAATCGCTTTGTATCACTATCTCCAATTCACTGTtactttattatcatcatcTATTAAAgtaaacagaatttaaaagttaaatctgTAGAGGATGGTAAGACTCATCAATATATAACTGAACTCTATTAGCTGACTTGTTTGTTTCCCATTCAAATAAACCATGACAGTGTTTTCACATTTCTAGAAATACACTAAGATTCACTTACCTCATTGTGTTGCACATCTTTGAAGATGTAGGACCTGGAAACGGAACAAACACGTGGTTAACTGTGGTAAAATTAACTCAAGATAGCCTACTTCCTCTCCTATTGATCTAACCCCTTGACTGGAGTATGTGCACCCTTACATCTTTAAGTAAGCACAGTTCATAAAGCAGAATCACTTTGTGTTGTATAGGCCCAGAACCAAACGTATCATGAAATACAAAGCCACaagaatcaatgtttttttttttatacaatagTGCCTTAAGATGAAGTAAGAGTATGAGCAGCATTGTGGCCCAGATTACTTCAGATAATAATTTGCTTTTATGGTGCATACTTCAAGCTGGGTAATCAGGAGCACCACAGCAGACCTGTTTggtctttttgtattttttgaggAATTTATTCATTTAGAAAATTGCATCAACTTCActgtctacacacccctgttaaaatgccaggttttgtgatgtacaaaaatgagaccaagataaatcatgtcagaacttttccaagtttaatgtgacctataacatgcaCAATTCAATCCTCAAGGCCTCTGTTAGAaagctgaagatgaagaggaatttcacctttcaaaatgacaacaaactaaagcatacatccaaatccacaaaagcatggcttcaacagaagaagattaaCGTTTTGGAATAGCCCAGCCAGTGCCAAGACCTGAATCCAATTGAAcatctgtggggtggtctgaagagggctgtgcacaggagatgccctcactatctgatggattttgaacttttttgtaaagaagaatgggcaaatattgccacgtcaagatgtgccacGCTAATGAAGtcctacaaaaataaataaaaagtaacaaaatcaaaagttgcttcaaaatattattagttaaagggtgtgtacacttatgcaaccacattattattattattattattattattattattattattattattattattctatttttccaCCTaaaaaatttcaattttttcccaATTGTATTGTGcacgttataggtcacattaaaggtgggaaaagttctgacatggtttatcttggtctcatttcttTACATGATAAAACCTGCCATTTTAacgggtgtgtagacttttgctatccactgtaccTGTCAGCAGTAGGCTATTGGAACATCTGTTACATAGCTCCCGCTTTACTGGTGCAACAGTAGCCTAGAATATAAAGGaaataaacagttatttcaTTAAGTTTAAGGAGTATAACTCACTAATTCAAATTTCTGATCTCCATACGTTGTGTTTGATTATTTCAACACACAGCAGCGCCACGCCTGTCATTATTCATGGTGCATGCTCAGTCCTGTGGTGGGTGGagatcattttttgtttattttcagggCAAGCTAGCCAGCGTAGCTGTTAGCTTACAACATTCGTTGTTACACATTTAGTATACAAGTTTTATACCCAAACGAGAGTCCTTTACGCTAGTTTGATAGTGTAACATTTCACGAGGTAACATACCATCACAGGAGAAGGTTAGAGAGATATCGTGAAGCTGGTAAAGGTATTTTAGATATTAGCGTATGTGTTTGCTAGCTAGCATAAACAACACTAAGGCGAGCTAGTGAACGCCAGGTGGAACACAATAAAGCTTGAAAAAGCCCTCACATATCATTTTGTGATACCTTGCCCAACGTTGCAGCGGGTAAATCACAGTAAGTTAACAAATCAGTGCATGTTTGATAAGCAGATGATAGGAAAGTAATGCATTTCAGATTCGCTTTGGCTAACTAATGGTAACGTCATTAACTCAACGCTTCTTGGGCAATAATAGTAACTTAATGCTTCAAACAATAATACTATAACTTAACATGTCTATTAATTTTGATAGGTAGTATTTATAGCCGAACAGCGTGGTTTGGGTCAGCTTGGGGTGCTTATAACGGAGTTATTGTGAGAAAGGAGAGGGGCTAACAGACctgtttttattagctagctctGGTGCACATCAGGGCGAACATCAGCTGTGGAAACAGTCTCTGAAAACGTAACGTTGCCTTAATATTCACATAAAAATCCCATCAAATGTAAAGCAAGGTTTTTTTGTATTACAAGAaggttttgttttatattacaTTAGAGTTATTCTAGCAATATGTATAGATAATGACGAGTAAAGCTGCAGGGGCGTCGTAGTCGGGGtgaaagtgggactgactacctagggccaaagtggggaggggggcccttcATGGGCCtggaataaaatgtgttttatacaacccctttcttttgttttgttataagtgcaataagataactaaaattgtctgaataattaaacaaaaattCAGGATTCCTTTCTGaaaaaaaggggagtctctgtttctgtcagcagcagacacaTCCTGGGGTGCTGAGTGGACAGCAGCTGTGAAACAGGCCGTGAGCCTTGATCAATCAATGTGGATGCACgattaataagttaaaaacGCATATACATTGGGCTATTAGTGTGGCTTAAATAGCTGTCTATGCATACAAAAGCTtgtcattgtcatattttcatagcatcaagtgtggctgaatctgattgaaagtaaactgtagtttttaaagttttattttacttcatgaggttaggTTAAACCAAATAATGCACCCTTGTTGTTaatcaacaagtcacttggattcaaataatcttgtttaaagagatgGACGGTCTGAAGTTCAATATTGTGCATACAcaattgtaaaaagaaaaataatattgatatgttgCTTAGATTTGactcagttaaccaggatagttttaagcatatatttttgtttaatgcaaataaaccagtattatagcagcaatgttatattttgtagggttggctgtggtgatggggcccactgaaaTATCTTtccagggggcccagaattcctggtgacgccAATGTTAGAAAAAAGCAATAGTCCCTGTTATTGCCACATTTTCTACATTaggtttaatttatttatatctatatGTTGATTCACCGTAATGATCCACAAGTGAATAGCTCCTTGCATCAGGTCAGGTTGAAACAGGTTTTATCTGTGAAGAGTttgtttttcatacattttcaaaatcatatttctttgtaatatagattttttaataaagttacatattTAAGATACCTCTTTTTAGTAATGACATTTTGACTGAgtaaaagccacccaacttcatttaattgataatacctaaagctagtaatagaaagaATACGttttctgaaacatttctttaactttttaaaagtgagttatctgtttttgcaaattaactcttcatattTAGAGCCACTTCTTGTGCTTGAGCAAATATTGGTGAGCCGACTGATCTGCACTCTGTCATAAGACACTGCTCTGTCTGTTTTAGGTTGGCAACCTTGGCCAGCATCTCATCAGCAATACTTAAACTGTGACACTCCCAAGTGCTAAAAGGCATAGCAAACACACCCGGAAAGCCTCCCCAAGGTTGAAACCTAAGGAGCAAGATGTCGATCACAAACACTCCCACCAGTAATGATGCCTGCCTGAGCATTGTGCACAGTCTGATGTGCCACCgacagggaggagagagtgaaagCTTTGCAAAGCGAGCCATTGAGAGCCTTGTCAAGAagctgaaggagaagaaagatgAGCTGGATTCCCTGATCACAGCCATCACTACAAATGGAGCTCATCCAAGCAAGTGTGTAACCATACAGCGAACCTTGGATGGACGTTTACAGGTATAGGGGCAGATGTGTGCTGCCGAGCTGGTGTAGTGTGACATAATGAGACTAACCTGAGAAGGTTTACTTAACTCATGAGatcttcctccctgtgttttagGTGGCTGGACGTAAAGGTTTTCCTCACGTTGTCTATGCACGACTATGGCGATGGCCTGATCTACACAAAAATGAATTGAAACATGTGAAATATTGCCAGTATGCCTTTGACCTGAAATGTGACAATGTTTGTGTCAATCCATATCACTATGAGAGGGTAGTGTCTCCAGGTATTGGTAAGTCGAATcacatatttttaacatttgactgTAAAGTTTAGTGTTGTATTTAGTGTAAATAACATCATATGATGCAGTATTCTGGTTAAATAACATGCATCACATTTTCTTATCCTTCAAAGCACAGACGTACTTGATAATGTGATACATTTGTTCTTTTTCATGTCTCTGCAGATTTATCAGGACTGACCCTCACAGGCTCAGGTAAGTCGTTGTCAGAGATTTCCTGTTTGCTCATATTTGATCATGTAAAATGTCCATTGATTGATTcatatatgttttattgttccCATAAACCTTAGTTCCATTCATTGTAAAGGATGAGTATGACTATGACAACCAGCAATCTCACTCAAGCTCTGAGAGTCACCTGCAGACCATACAGCATCCTCCATCAAGGCCTGGTCCACAGGAAACCTTCAGTAGCCCAGCACTACTTTCTCCCTCGGAGGTCAACAGCTCAGCTTCAACCTCTGCGTTTTCCACTATCAGCGCTGGACCCTCAAGTGAGACACGACAAAGACACTACATGTACATTACAGGAGAAGGAGTATATACAATATGTGTTTTTGTCAGTCAGGAGCAAAATAGAAAGTTTATctgaatgctgtttttaatttaatgagaCCTTATATTTGGAGAGCTGATGTACAACACATACATACAAGTTTGGCatctcattttcagtttttattttattattattattttttcattctcagatGCTGCCCCTAGCTGGAGCAGAAACAGCAGCTTTACTCCTGCAGTGCCTCAACATCAAAATGGGCATCTCCAGCACCATCCCCCCATGCCTCACACAGGACATTACTGTAAGTAGTAGGATGAGTCCCTTAAAACCTTTAATAAATAATGCACATCCTGTCAGAAAACTCACTTATGAAAACATAATTTATGAATAAATCCCCCCTTTTAATCTCGTGGAGATTATGTGCTGTGACAAAAATGAGCTCTGACTTTTTGTTATGAAGCTAAACAATCGTAGCTGTGCCTTGGGGACATTACTAACCACACATTTTGTTCATTTACTGTGGATAGCAGCAGAGACTGAGTGAAGAAATTGTTGATCTGTAATTCATTAAAACtgcaaaaaacacagaaaagtgaAGCTGACTAAAATGGATCAAACCTTTTAAGAAGACAAACAAATTAAGCAAGGCTTTAATGTTCAAATGGGAAAAGATGGATACACGAATCACACTCCAAGACAAGACTATAAAGCTAGGATGAAGaatagatggatgaataaataaatagattaagagCTCAATTATGAGCCAGATTAAAAGTCATAGTGAAATAAATAGAAGGACTTTATGGCACATTTATCAAAACCTGGTCATTTTCATTGCCCTCCCTCCATGATCTTTGTTTGTCACTGACAAATCTTCCATCTTGTAAGAGCTGCTGTGATTTTAAAATTTCTTTGCACAAAAGTGAATATTGACCTGTTCTAGCAGGGCCGGTCACCAATGAAATTGCGTTCCAGCCCCCCATATCCAATCACCCCGGTGAGTATCGAGCTGTAGATGGAAGAAGATCCACACGTCTAAGATGATCAGTGGGATCTATTTGAACTGAAGTTGCTCATGTGTTTGCTCAAGCTCCAGAGTACTGGTGTTCCATAGCGTACTTTGAGATGGATGTCCAGGTCGGTGAGACGTTCAAGGTCCCATCTACATGTCCAATTGTGACCGTGGATGGATACGTGGATCCATCAGGAGGAGATCGCTTCTGCTTGGGCCAGCTGAGCAACGTCCACAGGACAGAGAACATCGAGAGAGCCAGGTACTCTGCTATTGTCTTGGGAATATATCATACACTGCATGTTAAATGTATGCTTTGTAATGCAAAGTGTCTGTAATGTTTTACTTATACTGTGTTAACCAGCATTCTCTTTCACATTTTATCTGCAGGCTTCACATCGGCAAAGGCGTGCAGCTGGAATGCAAAGGTGAAGGAGACGTCTGGGTGCGCTGTTTGAGTGATCATGCGGTTTTCGTGCAGAGCTATTACCTAGATCGAGAGGCTGGTCGGGCCCCTGGAGACGCCGTTCACAAGATCTATCCCAGTGCTTACATCAAGGTGAGATTGCAACACAAGTACAACACAATGAAATACAGAAAAGAAACATACAGCTTTCTATTGTTGTTTGCATCAGTTGCCGCTTTATACCTATACCCCAGTTACTATGATACATGCTAGAATATGAGTCAGGTTGTTCTGTTATGTAAACATattcttgtgttgttttgagaCTAAAGGCAATGTTTATCTTTGCCTTGCATTTTTCAATTATGTCAGGAAGGACAACCAAAACACTGTCAGGGCTCATCATAGCATCACCTGGAGGAATACATTACTCATTGAATTTCACCTTCGTCTCCTGGGATCATGCAGAGATCTTGTCTGCCTGGTCCCTGAAGTCAAAAGTTTACAGTCACTAGAAAGTCACACATTGCATCCAGCTTGATATAGTGATtctaacacaacataaacagattttttttttctgatttaataACAAGGGGTTGAAGCGATGTCACAAAAACTTCAGATTTgacaagacaaaaagaaaacaacataaaatgcTCTTTTTAAATTTCTACATTTCTGGAGGAATCCTAGGGCTTCATATCTTTGCATTGGATCTTCATGTGATTGGGTTAGGCTTGAATGTGCCTTACTTTGCATCTGAAGAAATCATAACGGTAAAACATTCTCAGAGTCATCACAATTATGTGGACACATGCAGAGCTTCACATTTTAGTTgcattttgaaagaaaaatacaaacatgtattTGTAACTCTGAACCCATATAAGCAGACATCAAACCTCTCAGTATTTGGTGACAGTCTAATGTTTGTCTTGTCCCCCGGGAGGTGTTTGACCTGCGTCAGTGCCACAGACAGATGCAGCAGCAGGCAGCCACCGCTCAAGCGGCAGCTGCAGCTCAGGCAGCGGCGGTGGCCGGGAACATCCCCGGACCCGGCTCTGTGGGAGGCATCGCTCCAGCCATCAGTGAGTGTTCTTACTGCTACACCTACCCTTCAGCGAGTGTGTTCTGATGATTGCTCTCCGTTGTTGTCTCTCTTGAGGCAAGAGAAAAGCTGGCGATAAATACAACAGGCTGAGTTTTGTTTATGGAAAGCTGTGAAGCTAAAGTATCTGAATGTCACTGGATATGCCGTGCTTTAGGCAAAGTGCATCTGGTGCACTTTG harbors:
- the smad4a gene encoding mothers against decapentaplegic homolog 4a isoform X3; amino-acid sequence: MSITNTPTSNDACLSIVHSLMCHRQGGESESFAKRAIESLVKKLKEKKDELDSLITAITTNGAHPSKCVTIQRTLDGRLQVAGRKGFPHVVYARLWRWPDLHKNELKHVKYCQYAFDLKCDNVCVNPYHYERVVSPGIDLSGLTLTGSVPFIVKDEYDYDNQQSHSSSESHLQTIQHPPSRPGPQETFSSPALLSPSEVNSSASTSAFSTISAGPSNAAPSWSRNSSFTPAVPQHQNGHLQHHPPMPHTGHYWPVTNEIAFQPPISNHPEYWCSIAYFEMDVQVGETFKVPSTCPIVTVDGYVDPSGGDRFCLGQLSNVHRTENIERARLHIGKGVQLECKGEGDVWVRCLSDHAVFVQSYYLDREAGRAPGDAVHKIYPSAYIKVFDLRQCHRQMQQQAATAQAAAAAQAAAVAGNIPGPGSVGGIAPAISLSAAAGIGVDDLRRLCILRMSFVKGWGPDYPRQSIKETPCWIEIHLHRALQLLDEVLHTMPIADPQPLD
- the smad4a gene encoding mothers against decapentaplegic homolog 4a isoform X2 yields the protein MSITNTPTSNDACLSIVHSLMCHRQGGESESFAKRAIESLVKKLKEKKDELDSLITAITTNGAHPSKCVTIQRTLDGRLQVAGRKGFPHVVYARLWRWPDLHKNELKHVKYCQYAFDLKCDNVCVNPYHYERVVSPGIDLSGLTLTGSVPFIVKDEYDYDNQQSHSSSESHLQTIQHPPSRPGPQETFSSPALLSPSEVNSSASTSAFSTISAGPSNAAPSWSRNSSFTPAVPQHQNGHLQHHPPMPHTGHYWPVTNEIAFQPPISNHPAPEYWCSIAYFEMDVQVGETFKVPSTCPIVTVDGYVDPSGGDRFCLGQLSNVHRTENIERARLHIGKGVQLECKGEGDVWVRCLSDHAVFVQSYYLDREAGRAPGDAVHKIYPSAYIKVFDLRQCHRQMQQQAATAQAAAAAQAAAVAGNIPGPGSVGGIAPAISLSAAAGIGVDDLRRLCILRMSFVKGWGPDYPRQSIKETPCWIEIHLHRALQLLDEVLHTMPIADPQPLD
- the smad4a gene encoding mothers against decapentaplegic homolog 4a isoform X1; translation: MSITNTPTSNDACLSIVHSLMCHRQGGESESFAKRAIESLVKKLKEKKDELDSLITAITTNGAHPSKCVTIQRTLDGRLQVAGRKGFPHVVYARLWRWPDLHKNELKHVKYCQYAFDLKCDNVCVNPYHYERVVSPGIDLSGLTLTGSVPFIVKDEYDYDNQQSHSSSESHLQTIQHPPSRPGPQETFSSPALLSPSEVNSSASTSAFSTISAGPSNAAPSWSRNSSFTPAVPQHQNGHLQHHPPMPHTGHYSGPVTNEIAFQPPISNHPAPEYWCSIAYFEMDVQVGETFKVPSTCPIVTVDGYVDPSGGDRFCLGQLSNVHRTENIERARLHIGKGVQLECKGEGDVWVRCLSDHAVFVQSYYLDREAGRAPGDAVHKIYPSAYIKVFDLRQCHRQMQQQAATAQAAAAAQAAAVAGNIPGPGSVGGIAPAISLSAAAGIGVDDLRRLCILRMSFVKGWGPDYPRQSIKETPCWIEIHLHRALQLLDEVLHTMPIADPQPLD